A region of Rhodohalobacter barkolensis DNA encodes the following proteins:
- a CDS encoding helix-turn-helix domain-containing protein, with product MSDLQAYISDRKKRDPEFAEGYDEGFRSFKIGVLLKQAREEAGLTQDELAKQLNTKKTAISRIENHAEDIRLSTLEKYAQAFGKKLRVELVE from the coding sequence ATGAGTGATTTACAAGCTTATATCAGCGACCGTAAAAAACGAGATCCCGAGTTTGCTGAAGGCTACGATGAAGGATTTCGCAGTTTCAAAATTGGTGTACTTCTGAAACAGGCCCGCGAGGAAGCAGGCCTGACCCAGGATGAGCTCGCCAAACAATTAAACACGAAAAAAACAGCCATCTCACGAATCGAGAATCATGCAGAAGATATACGGCTATCAACTTTGGAGAAGTATGCCCAGGCATTTGGAAAAAAGCTCAGAGTTGAACTCGTAGAGTGA